In the Treponema maltophilum ATCC 51939 genome, AATTTTTTTAACTGCTTTTTTGATATCCGCGCGCATCATAACAACAAAGCATAGCAAAAAATACGGAAATTTGCTATACTCCGACCCTATGCCGATTAAGATTCAGTCCGATTTACCGGCGCGGAGCGTGCTGGAAAAAGAAAACATCTTTGTGATGACCGAACAGCGCGCAAAGACGCAGGACATCCGTCCGCTCAAAATTGCGCTTGTAAATCTTATGCCTACGAAGATTGCAACCGAAACGCAGATACTGCGGCTTTTGGGAAACACGCCTTTGCAGGTGGAAATTTCCCTTGTGCATATGGAAAATCACAAAACGAAACATACGCGCGCCGATCATTTGGAACGCTTTTATATTACATCGCGGGAAGCGCTCAGCCGCAAATTCGACGGCATGATTATAACCGGTGCGCCGGTGGAGCAGCTACCGTTTGAACAGGTCGATTATTGGGCCGATTTAAAAAAGATTATGGATTATGCTGCGCAAAACGTTTTTTGTACTTTGTATATTTGCTGGGGCGCACAAGCCGGCTTGTATTATCATTACGGCATTCAAAAATACGATTTGGACAAAAAACTGTTCGGTGTATTTTACAACAAGCGGCTTACTGCGGGCGAACCCTTGCTGCGGGGCTTTGACGATGTGTTTCCCGCTCCGCAGTCGAGGCACACGGAAGTGCGTGCCGAGGATATCGCTTTGTGCAAAAAACTGACCGTTTTGGCCGCATCGGAGGAGGCGGGCGTTTTGCTCGTGAAATCGAAAAACAACCGCCAGATTTTTATGACCGGTCATTTGGAATACGACACGGACACTCTTGCCGCCGAATATCTGCGCGATAAAAACAAGGGCGAAAACATAGACCTTCCGGTTAATTATTTCCCCGGCGGCAAACCCGAAAATCCGCCGCTTTCGACATGGAGGAGCCACGCGCACCTCTTTTATTCGAACTGGCTGAATTATTACGTGTACCAGGAAACGCCCTACGAATTTGCGTAAAACTTAAAATAATTCGTCCGACACGCTGTGTGCGGTCAAGCTTAATGCGTCTACGGCGTTCGGCGCGCTTTTAAATAATTTGTTGCACAATAGTTCTATTAGAAACGATACCGGAATTTTACTTCCGATTTCCGCATCGAGAACTTGGGAACGCAGCTTCAGACAAAAAGTCAAATCGGCCGCCGCGCTCAACGGCGAGGGTTCGTAATTCGTAATCGCAATAACGGCAGCTTTAACTCTTTTTCCCTGCTTAACGGCATGTAAAATATTCTTTGTGCTTCCGGAAAAAGAAACCGCAATTAAAATGTCGCCGCTTCCGAGCGTCGCGGCGCGTATGGCTTGCATATGGGCGTCGGCTTCGGCTGCGGCGTCGAAACCGATGCGCGTCAGCCGGTAACACAAATCCCATGCTTGGGCATAGGACCCGCCGCTTCCGATGACAAGTATTTTTTTGGCAGGTACCAAAAGCTTTGCCGCTTTGTCGAATAAGGCCGGATCTATCGCCGCATTGACCGTCCGGATATCTTTGCAAACGGTTAAAAGGAACGTATCTTCGCCCCGCGGTATTTCCGGTTCTTTTTGCGATTGCTCAAGGGCAAGTTTTATTTTAAAGTCCTGAAACCCTTTACATTTAAGTTTTTGGCAAAAGCGGATAATCGTTCCGTATCCCACTTCGCTTTCTTCGGTTGCCATCGTTATTGACTTATAAATAAGATCTTTTTCCCGCAAAACGTATTCGGCAAATTTTCGTTCCGTTTCACTGAAGCCGGAAAGCATTGAGCGGATATCGTTCAAAATCGAAGGTTCTTTCATATTTGTTCCGATTTATTCCGTAACGGTGATTTTTCCGCCGTAATTGAAAATACCCGCTTCGAATCCGCGCTTGGCGGCCAAAAAGTGAATGATTCGGGGGTGAATGCCCGAAACGGCCAAGGGGAAAAAGGTTTCGTCTGCGGAAAGCGGAGACTTTACTTTCAACACGTGAACGGACTTATGCGCTGCAGGCGGCGTATCATCGGTTATAACCAAAACTTTTGCACCGTGAGATGCCGAATCGAAGGCAAGTTTCCATGAAAATTCGCTCGTTTTTCCTTTTGCGCAATAAATCACGACGGAAAACAGTTTTCCGACCGATTCGAACGGGCCGTGGCGGAAAGCGCCTCCCGTAAAGGGAGAACTTAAACAATGGGTTCCTTCCATAAAAGTCAGCGCGGACTGTCTTGCGCAAGTGTATGCCGGGCCGCGTCCCACAAAGGCGATCGCATCTCCCGGCAATAAATGGGTTACCGCTTTTTGAATTTCTTCGTCCGGAACCGAAAGCAGAGAATCGGCCGCTTTATCGAGCATGTCGAAAAAGCTTGCCGGCGGTACTTCTTTTTTTACGAGGGTTTCGCCCATAAGGTTTAATACGGCAAGCGTATTCGTATATGTTTTAGCCGAGATGCTCGCTTCTTCGCCGCCGAGCAGAGGAAACACGAGGCGGGCGCTTTTACCCAAAATGCTGCCGGCGTCGTTTGTGATTCCGACCATAGGCGATGCGATGCGCCCTGCTTCGAGCAATTTGCGTATTTCGACGCTTTCGCCCGACTGACTGGTTAAAATCGGTAACGTTTTTTCGTGCCGTTTTTCCGGGCCGTAATACAGGTATTCGCCGGCATCGCGGACGGAAACCGCGAACCCGCTTTGTTCGAATTTCGGCAGCGCACTGTAAATTGAAAATTCGGAAGTGCCCATTCCCAAAAAAGCCAGAACCGAATGTTCACGGGCAAGTTTTTGCCAATCTTTAAGCGTTTGGAGGCCTTCCGAGCGATAATAATCGACGGCGTGATGAAGCGCTTCCGGTATTTGTAAAATTTCCTCATAAAATTTGCTCATAAAATCTACCTCTATATAACTATTGCCGCAGAACGTGCCGTTTCGGCCGTCTGTTTAATTTTTTACCGACCATGCGGCTCCCAAAAGAGCGGACGTATCCGGTGCTTTCGTTTTATATATGTGAATTCCGCTTAAGACGGGGAACTTCGAAAACTCCGGCGCAAAAAAAGCGTAATCGGATGAAACCGAGCCGCCTAAAACAATTGCATGCGGATCGAGCATATTGACGCTTTGGCATAAAAGAGCTCCGAGCCTGCGCCCGTATTCGGTAAAACATTGAAGGGCGGCGGGATCGTTTTGTATCGCTTTTTCGTGCAGCTGTGCACCGGAAATCTCCCGGCCGGAAAATTTTTCATACAAGGTTCCCAAAAAACGGCCGGCAAGACAGGCATCGACGCTGCGGCCGTTTTGCGTAAAATCACCGTTTTCGCAGTCGACTATCGATACCGGTGAACGCCAAATTTCACCCGCTTGGCCTCGCGCGCCTTTGAAAAGTTTTCCGTTTATGATAATTCCCAGTCCGATGCTTGTTCCGAGCGTAAAGCCGAGCAGCGTACTTTGTGCCGAATCGTCCAGCAGTGCGTATTCTCCCAAGGCAAAGCAGGCCGCATCGTTTTCCAAAAAAACGGGTCTGTCCAAGCGCTGCGAAAGCTCTTTTGCCAACGGATAATTCGGCATCGTCGGCAAATTTTCGCACGGATCGAGGCAGCCGTCGGTAATCGATGTGGGGACGCCCACACCGATGGAAACTTTTTCTTGTCCCGTTTCTTTTTCCGCGGTCCGAATCAAAGATATCATGTCGCCGATTATATCCGCGGGAGGACGATCGCGCTGCGTGGAGCAACGGAAGATTCTGCTTTTAACGGCACATCCTTCAACGAGGGCGCAACGCATCTGCGTTCCGCCGAGGTCGAATCCGATGACGGCGCCGTTTTTCGTCTTCATCATAAAATGGATTATATATCCAAAAAAGTATTTTGTAAAGGATTATATATCCAAAATTTATAAAATATGGATATTTTATACTTGACAGCGCAAAAAAGACGGATATAATATCCTTGTAAGTATTTATCAAACGCAACAAAAGGATAGCATAATGAAGCTGGGACGTATAACTCTTAACGGAAATTATCTTGCGAAAAACGGAAAGCGGTTTATTCCTATAGGCGCGCACTGGGTTCCGGCAAAAGCGGCTTTGCAATGGACGAAGGATTGGGATCCGGAAGATATAAAAAAAGATTTTATAAAAATGAAGGATCTCGGTTTTAATGTCGTCCGCTTCGATCTTTTTTGGGCGTGGTTCGAACCACACCCGGGCTGTTATAATCCGCAAGCTTGCGCTCAGCTTGATTATTTAATAGAACTTGCTCACATGTACGAAATTTATCTTCATCCGACCTTTTTTATCGGCGGTGAAGTGGGGGAAGCTTTTTGGGATGTTCCGTGGCGACAAGGACGGCACCCGCACGAAGACCCAGAGATGCTGCGGCTCCAAACGAATCATGTTTCTTATTTTACAAAAAAATACCGCGGCGAAACGGCGATTTTGGCGTGGGATTTAACCGATGAACCTCCGTTTTGGATTGTGTGGGGAAAAACAACCGACGCTATGGCCGTAAATTGGACACGGCTTTTAAGCTGGGCGATTCGTCGTCAGGATCCGGACTCATTGCTGTGCGTGGGAACCAGTATGGAAGATTTGGATCACGGCCCCTTTCGCCCCGACACTGTTGCCGAAGAGGCGGACTTTTTGTCATCCCACCCGTATCCCATTTATACATTAGACAGATTTGCCGATCCGCTGCTGTCGGAACGGAGCAGCTATTGCGGCAGTTTTCAAGCCGCTCTTTCACGCGGTGCGGGGCGCCCGCTTATGATTCACGAGTACGGTGCATCTTCCGCCCAATATGATCCCGAACGAATCGGTTTGTACGACCGCGTTCTTATGTATTCAGGCTTGGCAAACGGCGTTATGGGTTTTATGCCGTGGTGTTTTACGGATGCGTCCCCCGAAACATGCAAAAGGCTCCCGTATTTGCGGGCGCCTCACGAAACGCAATTCGGTATTACCGCATGGGATCGTAAAGACCGCCCCGCCGGACGGGAGGTACGGAATTTTGCGAAAGTT is a window encoding:
- the metA gene encoding homoserine O-acetyltransferase MetA: MPIKIQSDLPARSVLEKENIFVMTEQRAKTQDIRPLKIALVNLMPTKIATETQILRLLGNTPLQVEISLVHMENHKTKHTRADHLERFYITSREALSRKFDGMIITGAPVEQLPFEQVDYWADLKKIMDYAAQNVFCTLYICWGAQAGLYYHYGIQKYDLDKKLFGVFYNKRLTAGEPLLRGFDDVFPAPQSRHTEVRAEDIALCKKLTVLAASEEAGVLLVKSKNNRQIFMTGHLEYDTDTLAAEYLRDKNKGENIDLPVNYFPGGKPENPPLSTWRSHAHLFYSNWLNYYVYQETPYEFA
- a CDS encoding SIS domain-containing protein, yielding MSKFYEEILQIPEALHHAVDYYRSEGLQTLKDWQKLAREHSVLAFLGMGTSEFSIYSALPKFEQSGFAVSVRDAGEYLYYGPEKRHEKTLPILTSQSGESVEIRKLLEAGRIASPMVGITNDAGSILGKSARLVFPLLGGEEASISAKTYTNTLAVLNLMGETLVKKEVPPASFFDMLDKAADSLLSVPDEEIQKAVTHLLPGDAIAFVGRGPAYTCARQSALTFMEGTHCLSSPFTGGAFRHGPFESVGKLFSVVIYCAKGKTSEFSWKLAFDSASHGAKVLVITDDTPPAAHKSVHVLKVKSPLSADETFFPLAVSGIHPRIIHFLAAKRGFEAGIFNYGGKITVTE
- a CDS encoding beta-galactosidase trimerization domain-containing protein: MKLGRITLNGNYLAKNGKRFIPIGAHWVPAKAALQWTKDWDPEDIKKDFIKMKDLGFNVVRFDLFWAWFEPHPGCYNPQACAQLDYLIELAHMYEIYLHPTFFIGGEVGEAFWDVPWRQGRHPHEDPEMLRLQTNHVSYFTKKYRGETAILAWDLTDEPPFWIVWGKTTDAMAVNWTRLLSWAIRRQDPDSLLCVGTSMEDLDHGPFRPDTVAEEADFLSSHPYPIYTLDRFADPLLSERSSYCGSFQAALSRGAGRPLMIHEYGASSAQYDPERIGLYDRVLMYSGLANGVMGFMPWCFTDASPETCKRLPYLRAPHETQFGITAWDRKDRPAGREVRNFAKVLAALDLESVEPKKGDAALIVPFEWAKVHGDLGALGLNESNSIPYTSVQDVHRTPESDYEENLWLTGSLLSAYILAKRAGMQVDMPREQNDWMSYPVVVLPSPLTATDRNLTHLHTDFWERAESYVKNGGVLYASFCADAAIPEMEKLFGARLADHEPVESVKITFLRDFGGLKKGQTLAYKIAEKPEHWPVTVCLEGGTVIAEDEKGRPALILNRLGKGMTLMCTYPIESYLAQTPAAFENPENVEISHLIYEALAKEAGITLSARSSCPSVEIGVLGSGKRGYLIAVNRSFNEKNATLDIGFGIKNLSVVGSASEQGTLTHKDGKWSLSIKGWDGIVLEWNT
- a CDS encoding ROK family protein → MMKTKNGAVIGFDLGGTQMRCALVEGCAVKSRIFRCSTQRDRPPADIIGDMISLIRTAEKETGQEKVSIGVGVPTSITDGCLDPCENLPTMPNYPLAKELSQRLDRPVFLENDAACFALGEYALLDDSAQSTLLGFTLGTSIGLGIIINGKLFKGARGQAGEIWRSPVSIVDCENGDFTQNGRSVDACLAGRFLGTLYEKFSGREISGAQLHEKAIQNDPAALQCFTEYGRRLGALLCQSVNMLDPHAIVLGGSVSSDYAFFAPEFSKFPVLSGIHIYKTKAPDTSALLGAAWSVKN
- a CDS encoding MurR/RpiR family transcriptional regulator; protein product: MKEPSILNDIRSMLSGFSETERKFAEYVLREKDLIYKSITMATEESEVGYGTIIRFCQKLKCKGFQDFKIKLALEQSQKEPEIPRGEDTFLLTVCKDIRTVNAAIDPALFDKAAKLLVPAKKILVIGSGGSYAQAWDLCYRLTRIGFDAAAEADAHMQAIRAATLGSGDILIAVSFSGSTKNILHAVKQGKRVKAAVIAITNYEPSPLSAAADLTFCLKLRSQVLDAEIGSKIPVSFLIELLCNKLFKSAPNAVDALSLTAHSVSDELF